TGAAGTGTTTGCTAACGGATTTTACAATATGGTGAATAACTATATCTTCCTATCACCTACAGGCACTGAAATAAATGAAACTCCTGTTTTTACTTATAATCAAGATGATGCCTATTTATACGGTGGCGAAGTCGGTTTACATATTCACCCCCACCCTTTAGATTGGTTACACTTTGAAAGTAGTTTTGAAATGGTTACAGGAAAACAAAAAAATGATGACTACCTCCCGTTAATACCAGCAAACGCGTTAACCAATGTTATTCGTGCTGAATTTGAAAAGCCATGGTTAGAAAAAGGCTATACTTTTATCAAATTGAAGTCTACATTTAATCAAAATAATGTCAGTCTTTTTGAAACAAGAACCGGTGGATACAGCTTATTAAGTGCAGGCTTAGGCGGAAGCTTAACAGTATTCAAAAAAGAACTTGCTATCACTATTTCTGGAAATAACTTAACCAACAAAAAATACATAAGTCACTTATCACGCTTAAAATCTGATAATATTTATAATATGGGTAGAAACATTAGCCTTGGGTTTAGATATTTCTTATAACCCCATGAAACACTTTAATAAAAAAGGAAAAGCTATACAAAATGTATAGCTTTTCCTTTTTATAATAAGATTTCTATTTCCTTAATTATCTTGAATAATTAGGAGATTCTTTAGTAATGGTAACATCATGCGGGTGACTTTCATTTATACCACTAGAAGTAATTTTTACAAACTGTCCTGTTTCTTTTAAAGTCTCAATGTCTTTGGCCCCACAATAGCCCATACCTGCACGTAGGCCACCTATAAACTGATGAATGCTTTCAAACAAATCACCTTTATAAGGCACGCGCCCTACAATACCCTCTGGCACCAATTTTTTAATATCGTCTTCAACATCTTGGAAATAGCGATCTTTACTTCCTTCTTTCATGGCTTCAACAGACCCCATACCTCTATACGATTTGAACTTACGTCCTTCATAAATAATGGTTTCTCCTGGCGACTCTTTAGTTCCTGCTAAAAGCGATCCTAACATTACGGTATCGGCTCCTGCCGCAATGGCTTTAGGAATATCACCTGTATAACGAATACCACCATCAGCAATTACAGGAACCCCAGTGCCTTTAATAGCTGCAGCAACCTCTAATACAGCAGAAAACTGCGGAAAACCAACTCCTGCAACCACACGTGTCGTACATATAGAACCTGGACCAATACCAACTTTAACAGCATCTGCGCCAGCTTCAACTAAATATTTAGCTGCTGCTCCGGTAGCTATATTACCAACAATAACATCTAGTTCTGGAAATTTCCCTTTAATTTCTTTTAAAACACCAACCACACCTTTTGTATGACCATGAGCCGTATCAATCACAACAGCATCTACACCAGCATTTACTAAAGCTTCTGCGCGATCTACAGCATCACCAGTAACGCCAATAGCTGCAGCGACACGTAAACGACCATACTGATCTTTATTTGCATTGGGTTTCTGACTTAATTTTGTAATATCTCTAAAAGTGATTAATCCCGATAATTTATATTGATCATCAACAATTAATAACTTTTCAATTTTATGCTTCTGAAGAATTTGCTCGGCATCCTGTAATGACGTTCCAACACCAGCAGTAACCAAGTTTTCGCTGGTCATCACTTCGGTAATTGGTCTTTTATTGTCATGTTCGAAACGTAAATCACGATTCGTAACGATACCTTTTAAAGTACCATCGGTATCTACAATAGGAATACCTCCAATACCGTATTCCGACATGTATTGCTTCGCATCTAAAACAGTAGCAATAAGTGGTAACGTTACAGGGTCTATAATCATACCGCTTTCAGCACGTTTTACCTTGCGTACTTTCATGGCTTGAGCCTCGATAGTCATGTTTTTATGTAAAACACCAATACCACCTTCTTGCGCCATGGCAATAGCCATTTTACTCTCTGTAACCGTATCCATAGCCGCAGATATAATCGGTACATTAATAGTAATGTTTCTGGTAAATTTTGTTTGAATATTAACTTCTCTAGGAAGCACTTCGGAAAAAGCTGGAACTAAAAGAACATCGTCATAAGTTAGACCTTCTCCTAGTATTTTGTTTTGATGTGCAGTCATGTTGCAATTACGGTTTAATTGCGTGCAAATATACGATATTTAATAACATTTAACTTTTTAGAAGCGTTAAATTATTGATAATGCTTTTTACAATAATCGCGAAGCACATAGCGCGCATAATAGTATCTATTTTTGGTTACGGTGATATCGCTTTTAAATCGGATATCTTTGGGCACTAAAAATTTATAAAAGCCTTGGCCTTTAGCCATATGCTCAATAGCCATAAGACTTTCTTGGTCAATGCTTTGATACACATTTTCCAACCAATGGTATTGTTCTTTGTACACCATGGCATCATCCCATTTTAAAGCCGCTTCTGCATTTAAAGTGGTATGATTTTCTAACAAGGCTTTTAAAGGTTCAAACGCATACATAAAAACAGTTTCACTCCCTTGGAAAGCAAAGTTTTTAACAGCCTTATTGGTAAATAAACAAAAGGGGAAAGCATAAATTAAACGCAATTTAACAGAAATAAAATGAGCCATTTTCGGCCAAATTACATCATTGCCTCTCTTTTTCATTATGGTATTATACCAAGCATAAAAATCGCGACGTTCCATTATGGTTTTATATTCCGAAGGCTGATTGTGGTTTAAATTATAAGCATTGGCACTTTGCCACACGACCGTGTTTTGTTTTCGATCGGATTTTAACCAGTCGGACGCCTTAAGTTCGCGACTACCTGTTTCTTTTTCCAGAGCTCTTAAAGACGCCCACTCTTTAGCCTGTACATGCGTACAAATAGAAATGATACCTACAAAAAGAAGCTGTCGCATATGTAATAGGTTAAGCTCCTAAAAAATTAGTAGCTATTAAATTTTTATCTCTAAGGTTGCGTACCAATTTCTTGGAGCCGAAGGGATAATGCCAGGTCCAGGATATCCTGTAGCACGGCGTGTAAAATAACTATTATCGAGTAAGTTATTAATACCCGTTTCAAACTTAAAACGTTTATAACTATAAGATAACGATACATCCAAAATATCATAGGCCGGAATTTCACCTATAACCCCTTCTCTTAAACCTCCAGGGGTATCTGCTTTAGAATTAAATGCATCGGTGTATTGCTCAGATAAATAAGTGTACTGAATGCTTCCAAGTAGGTTTTTATACCCAAAACGCAAGGTTGTTTTTAAATTGATCTCTGGAATAAATTCTACCTTATTTCCTTTAACCCCATTTGTTTTAGATTGGGTATATTCCGAATCGATATAAGCCAAATTGAGTCCCAAATTAAACCTATAATCAGCATTCGCTTCCCATAAATCCAATACATTCCAATCAATAAAACTTTCAACACCATAAATTAAAGCATCCCCAGCATTGGTGCGTACCCAATTGGCTCTATCGTCTAGAATATTCCCTATTCTACCATTATAATTTACGGTAAAAACGCCTATATCATAAGAAAAAGCATTATTATACTTTCCTCTTAAACCAATATCTAAGGTTAAACCTTCTTCATCTGTAATATCAGGATCTATAATAAAAGTAGGACTTACGCTTCTAATATCACTAAAGGTAACCGACCTATAATTCTGTGAAAGGTTGCCATAAAGTTCTAGGGCATTGGTAGGTTTATAGCTTGTTCCAACACCTAATAAAATAAAAGCACGATCAAAAACTCTATCATCATCAAAAGCTTCGGAGGCAATTATATTATTAGCATTATCATAATTTTTCTGATAATAAACACCATCACTTTCAGTTTTAATGTATTCAAACCTAAAGCCTGGAGTTATCGTAAACTTATCAGACAACCTGAAAATATTTTCACCAAAAATAGCCAAATTTCTATTCGGGTAATTAAAACTAGACTCGTTTGGATAATCTGGAAAATCGGAACTATAAATTGTAAAATCGGCATCAGAAAACTTACTTCCAGCACCTTGAACACTCGAATTGTTCGCATGATAATATTTAGAACCAATTAAAAAAGCAGACTCTTCACCTAAAAAGGTATACTTGCTTAACAATCTCGCTTCTGCGCCCCAGTTATTAAAATCACCTCGTATAACGTCTCTATTATAGAAAAAAGTACCATCACTATTTTGAATATCTGGGATTGTTATAGGATTTTTATTTAATCCTGTAGGATAGGGGTCTCCTCTAAAACCAACGGCGTTTCTAGAAGCATCTAGCCCAAAGAAGCTAAAGGTAAAGTTCGTTTTTTCTGAAAATTTATGATCTAATTTTATGTTATAGAGTAACCAATTAACCTCAAACCAATTTCGTGTTCGATTACTTTGCATAGGGTCCTCATCAAACATCGTATCTGTTAACCCTCCCGATTGTTTTGCTAAATAATTCATATAAGTGAATTCACCTTCCAACCTGGTATTATCACTAAAAGCATACCCTAAATGTGTAAAAACGTTTTTAGATTCAAACGCTGAATTCGGCCTAAAGCCCTCCCCTTTTTTGTAATTTAAAAAAGTATAATAACTAAACTTATCTTTGGTACCACTTAAACTTGTAAAATTGGTATATAAGCCAAAACTACCTAAGGTATTTCTAGTAATCAGTTCTATAGGTTTATTAGGATTAGGCGATTTCATTTTGAAGTTAATCAAACCTCCAAATTGCGTTCCGTATTGCAAAGATGCCGCGCCACGTATCACTTGAATTTCAGACAAGGCTTCGGAAGCTGGTGTGTAATAACTTTCTGGATACCCTAAAACATCGGCACTGATATCGTAGCCATTTTGACGCGTATTAAAATTGGCCGTTCTATTAGGATCTAAACCGCGACCCCCAATATTTAATTGCAAACCAGCATCATCATTTTGGTAAATGTTCAAGCCTGCCACCTGACTAAAAATCTGACGCGCATTGTTAGATGCTAAGTTGGCCATAGACTGATCGACCAAAATAACTTCTGTCTTT
This genomic interval from Tamlana carrageenivorans contains the following:
- the guaB gene encoding IMP dehydrogenase; protein product: MTAHQNKILGEGLTYDDVLLVPAFSEVLPREVNIQTKFTRNITINVPIISAAMDTVTESKMAIAMAQEGGIGVLHKNMTIEAQAMKVRKVKRAESGMIIDPVTLPLIATVLDAKQYMSEYGIGGIPIVDTDGTLKGIVTNRDLRFEHDNKRPITEVMTSENLVTAGVGTSLQDAEQILQKHKIEKLLIVDDQYKLSGLITFRDITKLSQKPNANKDQYGRLRVAAAIGVTGDAVDRAEALVNAGVDAVVIDTAHGHTKGVVGVLKEIKGKFPELDVIVGNIATGAAAKYLVEAGADAVKVGIGPGSICTTRVVAGVGFPQFSAVLEVAAAIKGTGVPVIADGGIRYTGDIPKAIAAGADTVMLGSLLAGTKESPGETIIYEGRKFKSYRGMGSVEAMKEGSKDRYFQDVEDDIKKLVPEGIVGRVPYKGDLFESIHQFIGGLRAGMGYCGAKDIETLKETGQFVKITSSGINESHPHDVTITKESPNYSR
- a CDS encoding Insecticidal toxin complex protein, with product MRQLLFVGIISICTHVQAKEWASLRALEKETGSRELKASDWLKSDRKQNTVVWQSANAYNLNHNQPSEYKTIMERRDFYAWYNTIMKKRGNDVIWPKMAHFISVKLRLIYAFPFCLFTNKAVKNFAFQGSETVFMYAFEPLKALLENHTTLNAEAALKWDDAMVYKEQYHWLENVYQSIDQESLMAIEHMAKGQGFYKFLVPKDIRFKSDITVTKNRYYYARYVLRDYCKKHYQ
- a CDS encoding TonB-dependent receptor domain-containing protein translates to MTLKAYNFIFALIFSVSMYAQNTVSGVVVFSESNKTVENVDVYDKDSGLVAKTNAAGYFEFETSKSEMTLVFFSFEYEAKEISIYTAEAKDLKIALEDLTTQLSEVEVTARKQRIFELKRLKDVEGTAIYAGKKTEVILVDQSMANLASNNARQIFSQVAGLNIYQNDDAGLQLNIGGRGLDPNRTANFNTRQNGYDISADVLGYPESYYTPASEALSEIQVIRGAASLQYGTQFGGLINFKMKSPNPNKPIELITRNTLGSFGLYTNFTSLSGTKDKFSYYTFLNYKKGEGFRPNSAFESKNVFTHLGYAFSDNTRLEGEFTYMNYLAKQSGGLTDTMFDEDPMQSNRTRNWFEVNWLLYNIKLDHKFSEKTNFTFSFFGLDASRNAVGFRGDPYPTGLNKNPITIPDIQNSDGTFFYNRDVIRGDFNNWGAEARLLSKYTFLGEESAFLIGSKYYHANNSSVQGAGSKFSDADFTIYSSDFPDYPNESSFNYPNRNLAIFGENIFRLSDKFTITPGFRFEYIKTESDGVYYQKNYDNANNIIASEAFDDDRVFDRAFILLGVGTSYKPTNALELYGNLSQNYRSVTFSDIRSVSPTFIIDPDITDEEGLTLDIGLRGKYNNAFSYDIGVFTVNYNGRIGNILDDRANWVRTNAGDALIYGVESFIDWNVLDLWEANADYRFNLGLNLAYIDSEYTQSKTNGVKGNKVEFIPEINLKTTLRFGYKNLLGSIQYTYLSEQYTDAFNSKADTPGGLREGVIGEIPAYDILDVSLSYSYKRFKFETGINNLLDNSYFTRRATGYPGPGIIPSAPRNWYATLEIKI